The Spirosoma radiotolerans genome has a window encoding:
- a CDS encoding ferritin-like domain-containing protein encodes MSKQQNESGLTMLPGQLEPVMVGRRLFLRYAGAFAAGGVILASCKDGEENPTTVMAAVDLGTGDVGILNYAFALEQLEAAFYTQVLTTPYSGMTDAEKAVLTDIRDHEIIHREFFKAAIPAANRIADLVPNFTSINFGDRASVLGTAKAFEDLGVSAYNGAGPLITDVNYLALAGKIVSVEARHAAAIRDLLNPKSADFAGDDVVTPSSGLDASNAPSVVLPTAQKYVKTQITATNLPK; translated from the coding sequence ATGAGCAAGCAACAGAATGAATCCGGCCTGACCATGCTTCCAGGCCAGTTAGAGCCGGTAATGGTTGGTCGTCGGTTATTTCTGCGTTACGCAGGCGCTTTTGCTGCGGGGGGCGTCATTCTGGCATCCTGTAAGGATGGCGAAGAAAACCCAACAACTGTAATGGCAGCAGTTGATTTGGGAACGGGCGATGTTGGTATTTTAAACTACGCGTTTGCCCTCGAGCAGTTGGAAGCCGCTTTCTACACACAGGTTCTTACTACGCCTTACAGCGGTATGACAGATGCGGAAAAAGCTGTTCTGACCGATATTCGTGATCACGAAATCATTCACCGCGAATTCTTCAAAGCGGCTATTCCGGCCGCCAACCGCATTGCCGACCTGGTACCGAATTTCACCAGCATCAATTTCGGTGACCGGGCCAGTGTGTTGGGAACAGCTAAAGCGTTCGAAGATCTGGGCGTATCGGCTTATAATGGTGCAGGTCCATTGATTACAGACGTGAATTACCTGGCTCTGGCGGGTAAGATTGTATCGGTAGAAGCGCGTCACGCAGCCGCTATCCGTGATTTGCTGAATCCAAAATCAGCCGACTTCGCTGGCGACGATGTGGTCACGCCAAGCTCCGGACTCGATGCGTCGAACGCACCGTCTGTTGTGCTGCCCACTGCGCAGAAGTATGTGAAAACACAAATCACGGCCACCAATCTTCCCAAGTAA
- a CDS encoding ferritin-like domain-containing protein produces the protein MNLFKLISDIEKVDPEISERYSFYSRRNLLKFGSKLAAAGIPTLVAASLNKALAQSTAPSQAAIDVLMFALTLEYLEDEFYRTGLSTAGLVPASDQAVINQISKHETAHVALLKGALGAAAPAKPTFKYPAGTFATYATFLATARVLEDTGVQAYKGQAGNLINDKGILQTALQIHSVEARHASEVRRILGMKGWVSDPTQTTFTQGGVNLKTLPNVTGITDDNFRGAFDEPLTKNQVLAAAAPFLG, from the coding sequence ATGAATCTATTTAAGTTAATTTCCGATATCGAAAAGGTTGATCCCGAAATCAGCGAACGTTACAGCTTCTATTCTCGCCGGAATCTCCTCAAATTTGGTTCCAAGCTGGCAGCAGCCGGTATTCCAACGCTGGTTGCCGCTAGTTTAAATAAAGCCCTTGCGCAATCGACAGCCCCTTCGCAGGCAGCTATCGATGTGCTGATGTTTGCCCTCACACTCGAGTACCTTGAGGACGAATTTTACCGCACGGGACTATCAACAGCAGGTCTGGTTCCGGCTTCTGATCAGGCCGTTATCAACCAGATCAGCAAACACGAAACGGCACACGTTGCTCTGCTGAAAGGAGCTTTAGGCGCGGCCGCTCCGGCAAAGCCAACGTTCAAATATCCAGCGGGTACATTTGCGACCTATGCTACCTTCCTGGCTACAGCTCGTGTTCTCGAAGATACAGGCGTTCAGGCTTACAAAGGCCAGGCCGGTAACCTGATCAACGACAAGGGTATTTTGCAAACTGCCCTTCAGATTCACTCCGTTGAAGCCCGGCACGCGTCGGAAGTTCGCCGGATACTGGGTATGAAAGGCTGGGTTTCTGACCCAACCCAAACGACATTCACACAGGGCGGTGTAAATCTGAAAACACTGCCAAATGTGACGGGCATTACGGATGACAATTTCCGTGGCGCCTTCGACGAACCATTGACCAAAAATCAGGTTCTGGCGGCTGCCGCACCGTTCTTGGGGTAA